One genomic region from Paroceanicella profunda encodes:
- the fhuB gene encoding Fe(3+)-hydroxamate ABC transporter permease FhuB encodes MSLRRLASVAAALVALGLWLHAATAQLALADWPAWPFDPARMDLPQILLAYGLMPRGAVALLVGALLGLSGALMQMALRNPLASPATLGISAGAQLAIVAATVLAPGLLAGGRWPVALAGAAASATLTMGLGWRSGFAPVTMVVAGLLVGMTASAVSAAITIGQGEYLMSLVTWNGGSLVQQDWQTAGWLALVLGGGGGVAALLLRPLAAMGLGAAGAGALGVNVAVLRAGVLALAMALAASVTAAVGLVAFLGLAAPVLARALGARRPGALLLAAAGLGAVLLSVVDGLVLLLAQQSGERFPAGALTGLIGGPLLLWMLPRLPASGPPAGGAEGVPLRRRARQGRALALPALLVLLAAALALGLGRLPGGWVLLDADMAADLWPLRWPRLLAAGGAGGLLALSGALLQRITGNPMASPEVMGVTGGAGMGLALAVFLVPAPEPALRMAGAMGGAALALGLVLLAALRGMAAERLLLTGVALSALSGAVLGALMSVGDARSWEILAWLGGSAAGAGPRGAVGLAGAAVAATGLALVFRRWLTVLPLGAETAGALGLPVRGARLGLVLVAGLATGAATLLVGPMSFVGLMAPHIAARAGFARAAPQVAAAVLIGAGLMMLADFGARVASFPYEQPLGLFASLIGAPYLILLLTRRRR; translated from the coding sequence ATGAGCCTGCGCCGTCTCGCCTCTGTTGCCGCGGCGCTGGTCGCGCTCGGGCTGTGGCTGCACGCGGCCACCGCGCAGCTCGCCCTCGCCGACTGGCCGGCCTGGCCTTTCGATCCGGCGCGGATGGACCTGCCGCAGATCCTGCTGGCCTACGGGCTGATGCCGCGCGGGGCGGTGGCGCTGCTGGTCGGCGCGCTGCTGGGCCTCTCCGGGGCGTTGATGCAGATGGCGCTGCGCAACCCGCTGGCCAGCCCGGCCACGCTGGGCATCTCCGCCGGGGCGCAGCTTGCTATCGTCGCGGCCACGGTTCTGGCGCCGGGGCTGCTGGCCGGCGGGCGCTGGCCGGTGGCGCTGGCGGGGGCCGCGGCCTCCGCCACGCTCACCATGGGGCTCGGCTGGCGCAGCGGGTTCGCGCCGGTGACGATGGTGGTCGCCGGGCTGCTGGTGGGGATGACCGCGTCGGCGGTCTCCGCGGCCATTACCATCGGCCAGGGCGAGTACCTGATGTCGCTGGTCACCTGGAACGGCGGTTCCCTCGTCCAGCAGGACTGGCAGACCGCGGGCTGGCTGGCGCTGGTGCTCGGCGGCGGGGGCGGCGTGGCCGCGCTGCTGCTGCGCCCGCTCGCGGCGATGGGGCTCGGGGCTGCCGGGGCCGGGGCGCTGGGCGTGAATGTGGCGGTGCTGCGCGCCGGAGTGCTGGCGCTGGCCATGGCGCTCGCCGCCAGCGTGACGGCGGCGGTGGGGCTGGTGGCCTTCCTCGGGCTGGCCGCGCCGGTGCTGGCGCGCGCGCTCGGCGCGCGGCGGCCCGGGGCGCTGCTGCTGGCGGCGGCGGGGCTTGGCGCGGTGCTGCTCTCGGTGGTCGACGGGCTGGTGCTGCTGCTCGCGCAGCAGAGCGGCGAGCGCTTTCCCGCCGGCGCGCTGACCGGGCTGATCGGGGGGCCGCTGCTGCTGTGGATGCTGCCGCGCCTGCCCGCGTCCGGCCCGCCGGCGGGGGGCGCCGAGGGTGTGCCTCTCCGGCGCCGCGCGCGGCAGGGCCGCGCACTGGCCCTGCCCGCGCTGCTGGTGCTGCTGGCCGCGGCGCTGGCGCTCGGGCTCGGGCGGCTGCCCGGCGGCTGGGTGCTGCTGGACGCCGACATGGCCGCGGACCTCTGGCCGCTGCGCTGGCCGCGGCTGCTGGCCGCCGGCGGGGCGGGCGGGCTGCTGGCGCTGTCCGGCGCGCTGTTGCAGCGCATCACCGGCAACCCGATGGCGAGCCCGGAGGTGATGGGTGTCACCGGCGGGGCGGGCATGGGGCTGGCGCTGGCGGTGTTCCTCGTGCCCGCGCCCGAACCGGCGCTGCGCATGGCCGGGGCGATGGGCGGCGCCGCGCTGGCGCTCGGGCTGGTTCTGCTCGCGGCGCTGCGCGGCATGGCGGCGGAGCGGCTGCTGCTCACCGGCGTCGCGCTCTCCGCCCTCTCGGGCGCGGTGCTGGGCGCGCTGATGTCGGTGGGCGACGCGCGGTCCTGGGAGATCCTGGCCTGGCTGGGCGGCTCGGCCGCCGGAGCGGGGCCGCGCGGGGCCGTCGGGCTGGCCGGCGCCGCGGTGGCCGCCACCGGCCTCGCGCTGGTGTTCCGGCGCTGGCTCACCGTGCTGCCGCTGGGGGCGGAAACCGCCGGCGCGCTGGGCCTGCCGGTGCGCGGTGCGCGGCTGGGGCTGGTGCTGGTGGCGGGGCTGGCCACCGGGGCCGCCACGCTGCTGGTGGGGCCGATGAGCTTCGTCGGCCTGATGGCGCCGCACATCGCGGCGCGCGCCGGCTTCGCCCGGGCGGCGCCGCAGGTTGCCGCCGCGGTGCTGATCGGCGCGGGGCTGATGATGCTGGCCGATTTCGGCGCCCGGGTGGCGAGCTTTCCCTATGAGCAGCCGCTGGGCCTCTTCGCGTCGCTGATCGGCGCGCCCTACCTCATCCTGCTCCTCACGAGGCGACGCCGATGA
- a CDS encoding ABC transporter ATP-binding protein, translated as MTADTPLFSLSGLGFRLGARALLHDVTLDVPAGAITGLIGHNGSGKSTLLKILARQLRASSGAVTFGGQRLERWGGRAFARQVAYLPQHLPPTAGMLVEELVALGRYPWHGALGRITGAGRQVVRAAIADTGIAAFCGRQVDTLSGGERQRVWLAMLLAQEPRCLLLDEPISALDIAHQVEVLTLVRRLALARGMGVVIVLHDVNMAARFCDGIVALKGGELVARMPPEALMVPEELRRIYGIDMDVMRQPATGLPVALPR; from the coding sequence ATGACCGCAGACACCCCGCTGTTCTCGCTCTCCGGCCTGGGCTTCCGGCTCGGCGCGCGCGCCCTGCTGCACGACGTCACCCTCGACGTGCCGGCCGGGGCGATCACCGGGCTCATCGGGCACAACGGCTCGGGCAAGTCCACCCTGCTGAAGATCCTCGCGCGCCAGCTGCGCGCCTCCTCCGGCGCCGTGACCTTCGGCGGCCAGCGGCTGGAGCGCTGGGGCGGGCGCGCCTTTGCCCGGCAGGTGGCCTATCTGCCGCAGCATCTGCCGCCCACGGCGGGCATGCTGGTGGAGGAGCTGGTGGCGCTCGGCCGCTACCCCTGGCACGGCGCGCTGGGGCGGATCACCGGCGCCGGCCGCCAGGTGGTGCGCGCGGCGATCGCGGACACCGGCATCGCCGCCTTCTGCGGCCGGCAGGTGGACACCCTGTCGGGCGGGGAGCGCCAGCGGGTGTGGCTGGCGATGCTGCTGGCCCAGGAGCCGCGCTGCCTGCTGCTTGACGAGCCGATCTCCGCCCTCGACATCGCCCATCAGGTGGAGGTGCTCACCCTGGTGCGCCGGCTGGCGCTGGCCCGCGGCATGGGCGTGGTGATCGTGCTGCACGACGTGAACATGGCCGCGCGCTTCTGCGACGGGATCGTGGCGCTGAAAGGCGGCGAGCTGGTCGCCCGCATGCCGCCCGAGGCGCTGATGGTGCCGGAGGAGCTGCGCCGCATCTACGGCATCGACATGGACGTGATGCGCCAGCCCGCAACCGGCCTTCCGGTCGCCCTGCCGCGCTGA